A single genomic interval of Pseudomonas sp. FeN3W harbors:
- a CDS encoding HAD family hydrolase — protein MIEAVIFDVYGTLLQISERRRPFRKLLKQVRSQGRQPRADDARTLMTRNLGLAGAADLFGTQLGNDELAILELDLYAELASVRPYDDALRALESLKRAGLKVALCSNLATPYAIPAKLLLPEFDAYAWSFEVGAIKPEPAIYEHLLKRLGCKASSIAMIGDTLEADVFGPERLGMHGFHLQRDAIRGPDRLASLIEFADHILGTGTVTRT, from the coding sequence TTGATAGAAGCCGTAATTTTTGATGTCTATGGCACACTCCTGCAAATCAGTGAACGACGGCGGCCATTTCGCAAGCTCTTAAAACAGGTACGCAGCCAAGGTCGTCAACCTAGGGCCGATGATGCCAGGACATTGATGACACGAAACTTGGGGCTGGCCGGCGCCGCCGACCTGTTTGGTACACAACTAGGTAACGATGAGCTTGCTATTTTGGAGCTTGATCTCTACGCGGAACTGGCCAGCGTGCGTCCCTATGATGATGCCCTGCGGGCACTGGAAAGCCTTAAGAGAGCGGGGCTGAAAGTGGCGCTGTGCTCCAACTTGGCTACCCCCTATGCCATACCTGCCAAGTTGCTACTGCCTGAGTTTGACGCCTATGCCTGGAGCTTCGAGGTGGGCGCGATCAAACCGGAGCCAGCGATCTACGAACATCTGCTAAAGCGGTTGGGTTGCAAAGCGTCTTCCATTGCAATGATCGGCGATACATTGGAGGCCGATGTGTTCGGTCCCGAAAGGCTGGGAATGCATGGCTTCCACCTCCAGCGCGATGCCATCCGTGGTCCTGACCGATTAGCTAGCCTGATCGAATTTGCAGACCACATTTTGGGCACGGGGACTGTCACTAGAACGTAG
- a CDS encoding heavy metal translocating P-type ATPase — MTSSHCHHQPDQTKGSAGLTDPVCGMKVKEDSEHQEHYQGSTYRFCSQGCQTKFRSDPARYLTAQQDHRASSQASTSAAQKAPDGDVTTEYTCPMHPEIRQMGPGDCPICGMSLEPLIPELDEEENPELKDFSKRFWWSLPLTVAVTLLAMAGHALPLFHGASQNWVELALTTPVVLWAGWPFFVRGFASVKHRSPNMWTLIGLGTGAAYIYSIVATVLPSIFPESFTVGGRIGVYYEAAAVIISLTLLGQLLELKARSQTSSAIKSLLGLSPKTARRIAKDGSEEDIPLTHVHEGDHLRVRPGEKVPVDGEVLEGESAVDESMLTGEPVPVTKRTGDALIGATMNTSGSLVMRATKVGSGTMLSQIVQMVANAQRSKAPMQRMADTVAGYFVLTVIGIALLTFFAWGLFGPEQGWVFGLINAVAVLIIACPCALGLATPMSIMVATGKAAGSGVLFRDAGAIENVRKVDTLIVDKTGTLTEGRPVFDRAIGVTPFDAQEVIRLSASLDQGSEHPLAHAIVDHARSEGIQLVKPETFESGSGIGVRGLVEGKQLQLGNTALMEDAGVSVEPLKDQAEKMRESGTSIVYLAVDGALAGLLAVSDPIKPTSKEAVARLQAEGVQVIMATGDGLTTARAVARELSIDEVHGEVKPQDKEALVVKLQALGKVVAMAGDGINDAPALARADVGIAMGTGTDVAMNSAQVTLVKGDLMGILRARTLSVATVRNMRQNLLFAFMYNGLSIPIAAGLLYPFFGLLLSPMIAALAMSLSSASVVFNALRLRKARVV, encoded by the coding sequence ATGACCTCCTCGCATTGCCATCATCAGCCTGACCAAACGAAAGGCTCTGCAGGACTCACAGACCCCGTCTGCGGGATGAAGGTGAAAGAGGACAGCGAGCATCAAGAGCACTATCAGGGAAGCACTTACCGCTTCTGCAGCCAGGGTTGCCAGACCAAGTTTCGTTCTGATCCTGCTAGATATCTCACTGCACAGCAGGATCATAGGGCGTCGTCTCAGGCTTCTACGTCGGCGGCACAGAAGGCACCCGACGGTGATGTAACGACCGAGTACACCTGTCCAATGCACCCTGAGATTCGCCAAATGGGGCCAGGTGATTGCCCTATCTGCGGGATGTCATTAGAACCGCTGATCCCTGAACTAGATGAGGAGGAGAATCCTGAACTCAAGGACTTTTCGAAGCGTTTCTGGTGGTCACTGCCCCTGACCGTAGCAGTGACCCTGTTGGCCATGGCGGGACATGCACTTCCGCTGTTTCACGGCGCTAGCCAGAACTGGGTTGAACTAGCCCTTACGACCCCGGTTGTCTTGTGGGCAGGCTGGCCATTTTTCGTGCGCGGTTTCGCATCTGTTAAGCATCGCAGCCCAAACATGTGGACGTTGATCGGGCTTGGCACAGGGGCTGCGTATATTTACAGCATCGTAGCAACCGTCTTACCGAGCATATTTCCAGAATCATTCACAGTGGGCGGCCGGATAGGCGTTTATTACGAAGCCGCCGCGGTCATCATTTCCCTGACGCTTTTAGGGCAGTTGCTCGAATTGAAGGCCCGCTCCCAGACGTCCTCGGCAATCAAGTCCTTGCTTGGCCTATCGCCCAAAACAGCTCGCCGTATCGCCAAGGATGGTTCCGAGGAGGACATTCCGCTTACACATGTTCACGAGGGTGACCATCTGCGCGTTCGTCCTGGTGAAAAGGTACCGGTGGATGGAGAAGTATTGGAGGGCGAGAGCGCCGTCGACGAATCCATGCTAACGGGCGAGCCCGTCCCGGTGACGAAGCGGACAGGCGATGCGCTCATCGGCGCGACGATGAACACGAGTGGCTCGCTTGTCATGCGAGCCACTAAAGTTGGCTCCGGGACCATGCTTTCACAAATCGTCCAGATGGTTGCGAATGCACAACGCTCAAAAGCACCCATGCAGCGGATGGCGGACACGGTTGCTGGTTATTTCGTGCTGACGGTCATCGGGATTGCGCTGTTGACCTTCTTTGCATGGGGCCTGTTCGGACCCGAGCAGGGCTGGGTATTCGGCCTGATCAATGCAGTTGCGGTTCTGATTATCGCTTGCCCTTGCGCACTTGGCCTGGCGACGCCTATGTCGATCATGGTTGCCACAGGCAAAGCGGCTGGAAGCGGAGTGCTTTTCAGAGACGCAGGCGCCATCGAGAATGTCCGTAAGGTAGACACGCTGATTGTCGATAAAACTGGAACGTTGACCGAGGGCCGACCTGTTTTCGATCGGGCCATAGGCGTCACGCCGTTCGATGCTCAGGAAGTCATCCGTTTGTCTGCCAGCTTGGATCAAGGTAGCGAGCATCCCCTAGCCCACGCCATCGTGGACCATGCGAGAAGCGAGGGTATTCAGTTGGTAAAGCCTGAAACCTTCGAGTCAGGGTCAGGGATCGGGGTCCGTGGTCTGGTGGAAGGCAAGCAGCTACAGCTAGGCAACACCGCTCTTATGGAAGACGCGGGTGTTAGCGTCGAGCCGTTGAAAGATCAGGCAGAAAAAATGCGAGAGAGCGGTACCAGCATTGTTTACCTGGCTGTTGATGGGGCACTTGCCGGCTTGCTGGCCGTATCGGACCCGATCAAACCGACGTCCAAGGAAGCTGTAGCGCGGCTCCAAGCGGAGGGCGTGCAAGTCATCATGGCCACCGGCGACGGGCTTACCACTGCCCGCGCGGTGGCTCGTGAGCTATCGATCGATGAAGTGCATGGTGAAGTGAAGCCGCAGGACAAGGAGGCGCTGGTGGTTAAGCTACAAGCCCTCGGTAAAGTAGTGGCCATGGCAGGCGACGGAATAAATGACGCTCCGGCTCTCGCTAGGGCTGACGTAGGCATCGCGATGGGTACGGGTACCGACGTCGCGATGAATAGCGCCCAAGTCACGCTCGTTAAAGGTGACCTGATGGGAATACTTCGCGCCCGTACGCTTTCGGTGGCGACAGTTCGCAATATGCGTCAGAACCTTCTGTTTGCATTTATGTACAACGGGTTGAGCATCCCGATTGCTGCAGGTCTGCTCTATCCGTTCTTTGGACTGTTGCTGTCTCCGATGATTGCTGCCCTGGCCATGAGCCTCAGCTCAGCATCGGTTGTGTTCAACGCCCTCCGGCTCCGTAAAGCGCGTGTAGTTTGA